Part of the Oscillibacter hominis genome is shown below.
GCGAGGAGCACGCCAAGGAAGATGGCCGGCAGGGCCGAGCGGAGCCGGATTCCCAGCACCCCGGCCACCAGCGCCCCGGTCCAGGCCCCTGTGCCCGGCAGGGGGATGGCCACCAGAATGCACAGTCCAATCACCCGGTACTTGCGCACCACCCGTCCCTTGATGTGGGCCTTGCGCTCCAGCCATTGGATCTTCGGTCCCCAGTACCTGCCTGTGCGCAGCCAGTCGAACACCCGCCGCACCAGCAAAATGATGAAGGGCACCGGCAGCATATTGCCAATCACTGCCGCCCAAAAGGCCTCCCCCGCGCCCAGTCCGCAGGCGATTCCATAGGGGATGCCGCCCCGCAGTTCGATCACGGGGACCAGGGAGATGAACGCGGTGGAGAGCAGTTTTCCAAACTGGGTTCCCAAAAATTCCGTCACGACGCCTTCCTCCCCACCTTACGCTCCAGAAAGAGGAACAGCTTTCTGCCCAACACGCCCAAAACGGTGCCCAGCACCAGCCCCGCCAACACGTCGGTGGGGTAGTGGACATAGAGGTACAGCCGGGAAAAGGCAATCAGCACCGACAGCACCGCCGCCGGAATCCACAGGGGTTCCCCGCTTGCATACAGCGCCGCCGTGGAGGCAAAGGAGGCCGCCGTGTGGCCGGAGGGGAAGGACCAGTCCGTGGGACGGCCCACGATCAGCTCCACCAGCGGGTTCGCGTCAAAGGGCCTGACCCGGGCCACCAGTGGCTTGAGCAGCAAATTGCAGCACACCACATCCAGCGCCAGGGCGCAGGCCATGGTGAGGCCGGTGCGGCGGTACCGGGGGATGCAGAGGAGGACAAGGGTCAGAAGGATCCAGATTATCCCCGAGTCCCCCAAAGTCGTGATGATGGGCATCACCGCGTCCAAAAAGCCGCAGCGGGCGGTCTGGATCCAGTCCAATATGGAAAGTTCAATGGCAGTCATGTACATGATCCTAACTCTTAGGCGATTTGCGTCCGCACAGGAGGAAATGCGCCGGCGCGGCCGCTTTGGTGCAAAAAGGCAGCGAAATTGCGCGCCGCAGGCACATGTCAGCTTACCTGCCGCGGCAATGGAATTGAAATTCACTTGGACAGGCGGCTGTCAGATGTATAGCGCAGCAAATGCAGCAGCCGCTCTCCCGGGGGTATTATAACCCGGTCCCCTTTAAATTACAATGAACATTCCATAAACTTTACCAGTTGGCGTCGAAAAGCGGCCTGTTTCCCAGGCCGCTCTTTCACGCTTTATTGCAGTACGCTGCGATGGCCCGGCTCATCCGCTGGGCCGTGCCCGGTCCAAAGCGGTCCAGATTTTCCTGGAACCGCATGTCCTCCACATACATCCGTCCCAACTCCAAAAGAAGCTCCGGGGTGCACTCATAGTAGTTGTCGCTGATGAACTGCCTCCACTGCTCCGCCAGTTCCTGCCCCTCCCGGGACTCCGGGTCCTTCAGGGCGGCAAAGCGGGCAAAGAGTTCCTCCATCCGGCGCTGGAGCTCCTGCTCCTGGTCCGGGGTGCGGCGCTTTTCTACGCTCTGGGCATAGGCCTCCGTATGCCCCCAGCGCTCTTTTGCCTCCGCGGCGTAACGCTCCTTCTCCGCCTGATACGCACTGTCGTCAAAGGCGCTCAAATTCATGGTATCCTCTCCTTTCAGATTCCGCTCCAGCAGTGCGATCAGCCCCATCAGCCGTTCACACTTGAGTGTGAGCAGACTGCGCTGCCGCTCCATGGCCTGGGTGCGGTCGTAATTCGGTGTATCCAGCATGCGCCGGATTTCCTCCAGCGAAAAGTCCAGTTCCCGGTAAAACAAAATCTCCCGCAGACGAAGCAGGCTGGACTCATCGTAGCTGCGGTAGCCCGACGGGCTGGAATCCGCCGGCTTTAAAAGGCCGATCTGGTCATAATAGCGCAGCGTGCGTACGCTCACGCCGCACCGCTCCGCGGCCTGTCCGATGGAATAGCGCATCTTTCCTCACCTCGCATTCAGCTTACGCCTTGACGCAGCGTCAGAGTCAAGTCTTTTTTTCAGTGTACCACTTTTTTGGTCAAAGAAACAGTGCACAAACGGCTTCCGCCGTGGTAAAATAGCCGGGAACGGCTGTTTTTTGGAATCCATTGAGATGCCGCGGCGGCACCGCGCGCCCATCCATCACAGCCTGAACCGACAGTTTTTTCATTGTGCGGCAAACTGGCCGCACATGCAGAGGGGAGGCTTTTTATGGACGGCACGATGCTGCTTCGCTGCCGCAGGGAGGAGCGGGGTGTCACCATACTGCGGCTTCTCTCCTCCGCCCCCTCCGTGGTGCTGCCGGAAGAGCTCTGGGGCCTGCCGGTGACAGCCATCGCGGGACACGCCTTTGCCCCCGGCGGCGACACGGGAGAGGGAGAGCTGGTGGCATTCGGCCCCCAGGGGGAAACGGACAACCGGCGCATCAGGAGCGTCACGCTGCCGCAAAGCGTCTGCTCCGTGGGGGACTACGCCTTTTATAACTGCACATCCCTTCGCTCCCTCACCCTCTCCGGGGACACGGAGCGCTGGGGCGGATGCGCCCTGATGAACTGCACGGAGCTGCGCTCCCTCCACATCCATCTCTCCGGGGAGACCTCCTCCGCCATGGCCTACTTTGCCGACGAACTGCCCTGGGAGTTAGACATGACCCTCTCCTACCCCGACGGCGGGACGGCGCGGCTGATCTTTCCGGGCTACCGGGAGTCCTATGAGGAGAACTCCCCGGCCCACCACTTCGACTACTTCATTCACGGGGCCGGTTACCCCTACCACCACTGCTTCCAGGACAAGCACTTCTCCTTTTTCCGCTATGACAGCCTCTGGCAGCCCTTTCTCCAGATGGATCACGAGCCGGACTGCGCGCTGCGGCTGGCTTGCTGCCGGCTGCGCCACCCAAGGGAGCTGTCGAAGGAGGCGGGGGCGGAGTACCTCCGCTATCTCCGCGCCCACAGCGGCGAGGCGATGGGCTGGTTCATCGATCAGCGGGACGCGGACGGCCTCTCCTGGGCGCTGCCCCTGCTCCAGCCGGACCGGGATGCCCTCTCGGCAGCCTGCGCCCTGGCTCGTGAAACAGGCGCCACGGAAGCCCTGGCCCTGCTGCTTGAGGAGCGTCACCGCCGCTTCGCAGCGGGCAGCAGTGCGGCATTCGACCTATAGGAAAGGAGGACTCCGCTTGGAAAAAGACCTGACGGCAATCGGCCGGGAGATTTTGGAAACCGCCCGCAACGAGCTCTACGTCAACCTGCCCTATCTGGACGCGGCGCTCTGCTCCCTTACCTTTACGCCCGGGAATGAAACCCAGTTTGTGGCCACCGACGGGCAGAAGCTGGTCTACAGCGGCGCCTATCTCAGTGACCGCTTCCTCCGGTCCCGGACGCTGGTCAACCGGATTTACCTCCATGTCATCCTGCACTGCATGCTCCGCCACCCCTGGCGCCGCCAGGGCAGGGACAGCGCGCTGTGGGATCTAAGCTGCGACATCGCGGTGGAGAGCATCCTGGACTCCCTGGACTATCCCTGTCTGAGAGGCTCAGGCGCCCTCCCCCTGCGCCAGAGCCTTTACGGCCAGCTGCGCCGCAACATGGCGGTCCTCACCGCGGAGGGAATCTACCTCTCCCTCTCCCGGCGGACGCTCAGCGAATACGACCAGGGCCGGCTCTCCCGGGAGTTCTTTGCCGACGACCACACCCTCTGGGACCCACCCCAGGGAGATGAAGAGCGCAAAAAGCAGAGCCAGCGCTGGGAGGACATCTCCCAGCGGACCCAAACCGGGATGGAGACCGTGCTGGCCGGGACCGCCCAAGGCGGCGAGGCTGTCTACGAGCAGGTAAAGGTGGCCAACCGGGAGAGCCCGGACTACCGTTCCTTCCTTCGCCGCTTTGCCGCCATCCGGGAGACAGCCGCCGTGGACGGCGACGCCTTTGAGTACGGGTTTTACAGCTATGGCCTCCGTCTGTACGGCAATATGCCCCTGATCGAGCCGCCGGAGACCCGGGAGGACAGGCGCATCGAGGACTTCGTCATCGCCATCGACACGTCCATGTCCACCTCCGGCGCCCTGGTCCGTCAATTTCTCTCCACCACCTATTCCATATTGAAGAGCACGGAGACCTTCACCCGGAAGATGAACCTGCGGATTTTACAGTGCGACGATCAGCTCCGCTCCGACCGGGAGCTCCACACGCTCGAGGAACTGCGGGAGTATATGGAGGACTTCGAGCTGGCGGGCGGCAGCGCCACGGATTTCCGCCCCGTCTTCGAACATGTGGCCCGCCTCCAGGAGCAGGGGGCCCTCCGCCGCCTGCGGGGCCTTTTGTATTTTACCGACGGCATGGGCATCTATCCCAAAAAGCGGCCGCCCTATGACACGGCGTTCATCCTGATGGAGGAGTCCGCCATTGACGTGCCTGTTCCGCCCTGGGCCATCCGCATGGTGCTGACCGCTCCGGACTTGGAGCGCGCCGCCCGGGAGGAAGGCGTCTGGGAGGAGGACAGCCTTCCCCCGGAAGACCTTCCCATCTTGTAACCAAAACGGAGGACATTATGAACATCAAAGAGGCAAAGCAGGAGATCGCCAACACGCTGCGGGCCTATCTGACCCGGGACGAGTTAGGCGGTTATCTCATCCCCACCATCCGCCAGCGGCCCATTTTGCTGATGGGCCCTCCGGGGATCGGAAAAACCCAGATCATGGAGCAGATTGCCGCCGAGACCGGGGTGGGGCTGGTTTCCTACACCATCACCCACCACACCCGCCAAAGCGCCATGGGCCTGCCCTTCATCCGCCAGCGCACTTACGGCGGCCTGGAGCGCTCAGTCACCGAGTACACCATGAGCGAAATCCTGGCCTCGGTCCATGAACTGATGGAGCGGACCGGCATCCGGGAGGGCATACTCTTTCTGGACGAGATCAACTGCGTCTCTGAAACCCTGGCCCCCATGATGCTCCAGTTCCTCCAGTGCAAGACCTTCGGCAACCAGCTTCTGCCG
Proteins encoded:
- a CDS encoding leucine-rich repeat protein, with amino-acid sequence MDGTMLLRCRREERGVTILRLLSSAPSVVLPEELWGLPVTAIAGHAFAPGGDTGEGELVAFGPQGETDNRRIRSVTLPQSVCSVGDYAFYNCTSLRSLTLSGDTERWGGCALMNCTELRSLHIHLSGETSSAMAYFADELPWELDMTLSYPDGGTARLIFPGYRESYEENSPAHHFDYFIHGAGYPYHHCFQDKHFSFFRYDSLWQPFLQMDHEPDCALRLACCRLRHPRELSKEAGAEYLRYLRAHSGEAMGWFIDQRDADGLSWALPLLQPDRDALSAACALARETGATEALALLLEERHRRFAAGSSAAFDL
- a CDS encoding phosphatase PAP2 family protein; amino-acid sequence: MTAIELSILDWIQTARCGFLDAVMPIITTLGDSGIIWILLTLVLLCIPRYRRTGLTMACALALDVVCCNLLLKPLVARVRPFDANPLVELIVGRPTDWSFPSGHTAASFASTAALYASGEPLWIPAAVLSVLIAFSRLYLYVHYPTDVLAGLVLGTVLGVLGRKLFLFLERKVGRKAS
- a CDS encoding MerR family transcriptional regulator; translated protein: MRYSIGQAAERCGVSVRTLRYYDQIGLLKPADSSPSGYRSYDESSLLRLREILFYRELDFSLEEIRRMLDTPNYDRTQAMERQRSLLTLKCERLMGLIALLERNLKGEDTMNLSAFDDSAYQAEKERYAAEAKERWGHTEAYAQSVEKRRTPDQEQELQRRMEELFARFAALKDPESREGQELAEQWRQFISDNYYECTPELLLELGRMYVEDMRFQENLDRFGPGTAQRMSRAIAAYCNKA
- a CDS encoding vWA domain-containing protein, producing the protein MEKDLTAIGREILETARNELYVNLPYLDAALCSLTFTPGNETQFVATDGQKLVYSGAYLSDRFLRSRTLVNRIYLHVILHCMLRHPWRRQGRDSALWDLSCDIAVESILDSLDYPCLRGSGALPLRQSLYGQLRRNMAVLTAEGIYLSLSRRTLSEYDQGRLSREFFADDHTLWDPPQGDEERKKQSQRWEDISQRTQTGMETVLAGTAQGGEAVYEQVKVANRESPDYRSFLRRFAAIRETAAVDGDAFEYGFYSYGLRLYGNMPLIEPPETREDRRIEDFVIAIDTSMSTSGALVRQFLSTTYSILKSTETFTRKMNLRILQCDDQLRSDRELHTLEELREYMEDFELAGGSATDFRPVFEHVARLQEQGALRRLRGLLYFTDGMGIYPKKRPPYDTAFILMEESAIDVPVPPWAIRMVLTAPDLERAAREEGVWEEDSLPPEDLPIL
- a CDS encoding COG2426 family protein; the protein is MTEFLGTQFGKLLSTAFISLVPVIELRGGIPYGIACGLGAGEAFWAAVIGNMLPVPFIILLVRRVFDWLRTGRYWGPKIQWLERKAHIKGRVVRKYRVIGLCILVAIPLPGTGAWTGALVAGVLGIRLRSALPAIFLGVLLAGAVVTAITCGAVSAFR